A window of the Zeugodacus cucurbitae isolate PBARC_wt_2022May chromosome 2, idZeuCucr1.2, whole genome shotgun sequence genome harbors these coding sequences:
- the LOC105212364 gene encoding uncharacterized protein LOC105212364 — protein MTNNSTYCASTCNHLDGISIQNWRECLAIGNALEENKRRSLMWIWPTESELLKFGALLYTFKIKHILSIGCGNGLFERIIHECLGVAVNGVEVDRSWWESKYAIKSFINLSYFDEFKKEENQDEFLQKCCNLENWDFALMFCYFNNRSAYLNYIQIYKGNVLVIVGPKTGVKVFTEPLPLEPHFPAGNCWQLKATLNIGKIDVIAFYTRDFC, from the exons ATGACGAACAATAGTACATATTGTGCTTCCACATGTAATCATTTGGACGGTATTTCAATACAGAATTGGCGAGAATGCCTCGCAATAGGAAATGCACTTGAAGAAAATAAACGGCGCAGCTTAATGTGGATTTGGCCTACAGAAAGTGAGTTACTCAAATTTGGCGCGTTACTTTACACCTTCAAGATAAAGCATATACTTAGTATCGGCTGTGGCAATGGATTATTTGAGAGAATAATACACGAATGTTTGG gAGTGGCAGTTAATGGTGTTGAAGTCGATCGATCGTGGTGGGAAAGTAAATATgcaattaaaagttttattaacCTTAGTTATTTTGACGAGTTTAAGAAGGAAGAAAATCAGGATGAGTTTCTTCAAAAGTGTTGCAATTTGGAAAATTGGGATTTTGCATTAATGTTTTGCTACTTTAACAACCGCTCTGCATAccttaattatatacaaatatataaaggaaATGTACTTGTAATCGTTGGACCGAAAACTGGAGTGAAAGTTTTCACTGAACCATTGCCGCTTGAACCACATTTCCCTGCAGGTAATTGTTGGCAATTAAAAGCTACCCTTAACATTGGAAAGATTGATGTAATAGCGTTTTATACAAGAGATTTTtgttga